One Bifidobacterium angulatum DSM 20098 = JCM 7096 DNA window includes the following coding sequences:
- a CDS encoding arsenate reductase ArsC, with amino-acid sequence MGKAKVAFICVHNSCRSQIAEALGKLLAGDALDCYSAGTETKPHINQDAVRLMKELYGIDMERTQYSKTIDAIPAPDIAISMGCDVGCPYIGRPFDADWGLPDPTGCDDATFIAVIHQIEQHILQLRDTYR; translated from the coding sequence ATGGGTAAGGCGAAGGTTGCGTTCATCTGCGTGCATAATTCCTGCCGCAGCCAGATTGCCGAAGCGCTCGGGAAACTGCTTGCGGGCGATGCGCTCGACTGCTATTCGGCGGGAACCGAAACGAAGCCGCACATCAATCAGGACGCCGTCCGACTGATGAAGGAACTGTACGGCATCGACATGGAACGCACGCAGTACAGCAAGACGATCGATGCGATCCCCGCCCCGGACATCGCCATATCGATGGGCTGCGACGTGGGCTGCCCGTACATAGGCAGACCGTTCGACGCCGATTGGGGGTTGCCCGATCCCACAGGCTGCGACGACGCCACGTTCATCGCGGTGATCCACCAAATCGAACAACACATCCTGCAGCTTCGCGACACCTACCGGTAA
- a CDS encoding carbonic anhydrase, producing MADEMFVDQNEVEGTASGVWNRLLAGNRRFAEGKPVHPNRSAEAREAVIDAHEPDAAILSCSDARVSPDIIFDAGIGDLFTVRTAGHIVDDAVLASLEYAVSSLGVRLLVVLGHQNCGAIKQGVKEYENLLHEMTADAEDSLMAADSITDLDERIVEAESIMLRTVGFSIWQAHESELESNEDFERVHIARTIEELVDRSDVIRQALAEDRLMLVGARYQLDSGKVEVLSF from the coding sequence ATGGCAGATGAGATGTTTGTAGACCAGAACGAGGTCGAGGGCACGGCGAGCGGCGTTTGGAACCGCCTACTGGCGGGGAATCGTAGATTCGCGGAGGGCAAGCCGGTGCACCCGAACCGCAGTGCGGAAGCGCGCGAGGCGGTTATCGACGCGCATGAGCCGGATGCGGCGATATTGAGCTGCTCTGATGCGCGCGTCAGCCCTGACATCATTTTCGACGCGGGAATAGGCGACCTGTTCACCGTGCGCACAGCCGGGCACATTGTTGACGATGCCGTGCTCGCTTCACTGGAATACGCCGTCTCCTCGCTGGGCGTGCGCCTGCTGGTGGTTCTGGGCCATCAGAACTGTGGGGCCATCAAGCAGGGCGTCAAGGAGTATGAGAATCTGTTGCATGAGATGACCGCCGACGCCGAGGATTCGCTCATGGCCGCCGACAGCATCACCGATCTTGACGAGCGCATCGTCGAAGCGGAATCCATTATGCTGCGCACCGTCGGTTTCTCCATCTGGCAGGCGCACGAATCCGAACTCGAATCGAATGAGGATTTCGAACGCGTACACATCGCGCGCACCATCGAGGAACTGGTCGACCGTTCCGACGTGATTCGCCAGGCTTTGGCCGAGGACCGACTCATGCTGGTCGGCGCACGCTATCAGTTGGATTCCGGCAAGGTCGAGGTTCTGAGCTTCTAG
- a CDS encoding sugar O-acetyltransferase: MHNPGVYYCDMPGMGEAQTAQLEILYDFNATRPREVSRRRELLERFFAEVGEGLYIEPPLHANWGCSTHWGAHCYANFNLTLVDDGEIFIGEHTMIGPNVTLTTTGHPIRPDLRERIAQYSEPIHIGRNVWIGAGVVVLPGVSIGDNSVIGANSLVTKDIPANSVAYGSPCKVVRPIGQHDYEYYWRDRRYDDAAAGGDAAGAAGTAEKGDTTAEKAA; this comes from the coding sequence ATGCACAATCCGGGCGTGTACTACTGCGATATGCCAGGCATGGGCGAGGCGCAGACCGCGCAACTGGAGATACTGTACGATTTCAACGCCACCAGGCCGCGCGAGGTCTCACGCAGGCGCGAACTGCTGGAGCGGTTCTTCGCCGAAGTGGGGGAGGGACTGTACATCGAGCCGCCGCTGCACGCCAACTGGGGGTGCAGCACCCATTGGGGCGCGCACTGCTATGCGAATTTCAACCTCACCTTGGTGGATGACGGCGAGATCTTCATCGGCGAGCACACCATGATCGGCCCGAACGTGACACTCACCACCACCGGTCATCCGATTCGCCCGGATCTGCGCGAACGGATCGCCCAATATTCCGAACCCATCCATATCGGCCGCAACGTGTGGATCGGTGCCGGCGTGGTTGTGCTGCCGGGCGTGAGCATCGGCGACAATTCGGTGATCGGCGCGAACAGCCTGGTCACCAAGGACATCCCGGCGAATAGTGTCGCGTATGGCAGCCCATGCAAGGTGGTGCGGCCGATCGGGCAGCATGATTACGAGTATTACTGGCGCGATCGCCGGTATGACGATGCTGCTGCTGGCGGCGATGCTGCTGGAGCAGCGGGGACCGCCGAAAAGGGCGATACGACTGCCGAAAAGGCGGCATGA
- a CDS encoding hemolysin family protein has product MSLGLNILLIFIFLLLGSVFAGTELALVSLRGSQIDQMELQDARGARVAKIARDPNTFLSSVQIGVTLSGFLSASFGESSIAPFVVPVVEGWGVPHHIAAPLTTIGLTLIISYCSIVISELVPKRIAMQRNEAIARAVVPAIDVFSKVCRPLIWLIGKNTNGLVRLLGFDPNETETEVSDDELRVLVNSNTNLSKDERTILDDVFDASETIVAEVMRPRADVVFIDGAMSLDEAAAFVRDQPYSRYPVTGKDFDDVIGFVHVRDLLDVRDPNAKTVSDVTREGISLPGTSKLLPSLELLRKRGIHLAVVIDEYGGTDGIVTLEDMTEELVGDIRDEYDLPTEKGGERTRHSAFVNGVAAIEGGTTLEDFEDLTGIELEDGPYETVAGYFLAHTGKMGAVSDVLHSDEGYDMTVTQVDGRRIAMIEVRKAEETDEGAVAHS; this is encoded by the coding sequence ATGTCACTTGGTTTGAACATCCTGCTGATCTTCATCTTCCTGCTGCTCGGATCGGTATTCGCCGGCACCGAACTTGCGCTGGTGAGTCTGCGCGGCTCGCAGATCGACCAGATGGAATTGCAGGACGCCCGCGGTGCACGCGTCGCCAAAATCGCCCGCGACCCCAACACCTTCCTGTCCAGCGTGCAGATCGGCGTCACGCTCTCGGGCTTCCTCTCCGCCTCGTTCGGCGAATCCTCCATCGCACCATTCGTAGTGCCCGTCGTGGAAGGCTGGGGTGTGCCGCACCATATCGCCGCGCCGCTGACCACCATCGGCCTGACGCTCATCATCTCCTACTGCTCGATCGTGATCTCCGAGCTGGTGCCCAAGCGTATCGCCATGCAGCGCAACGAGGCCATCGCCCGCGCGGTCGTGCCGGCCATCGACGTCTTCTCCAAGGTGTGCCGTCCGCTCATCTGGCTGATTGGCAAGAACACCAACGGTTTGGTGCGTCTGCTCGGCTTCGACCCGAACGAAACGGAAACCGAGGTATCCGACGATGAGCTGCGCGTGCTCGTCAACTCCAACACCAACCTGAGCAAGGACGAGCGTACGATCCTTGACGACGTGTTCGACGCTTCCGAAACGATTGTGGCCGAAGTGATGCGCCCGCGTGCCGACGTCGTGTTCATCGACGGGGCGATGAGCCTGGACGAGGCCGCCGCTTTCGTGCGCGACCAACCGTATTCGCGCTATCCGGTCACCGGCAAGGACTTCGACGACGTGATCGGCTTCGTACACGTGCGTGATCTGCTCGACGTGCGCGATCCGAATGCGAAAACCGTTTCCGACGTAACGCGTGAGGGCATCTCGTTGCCGGGCACCTCCAAACTGCTGCCCAGCCTTGAACTGCTGCGCAAACGCGGCATCCACCTGGCAGTGGTGATCGACGAATACGGCGGCACCGACGGCATCGTCACCTTGGAAGACATGACCGAGGAACTGGTTGGCGATATCCGCGACGAATACGATCTGCCCACCGAAAAAGGCGGCGAACGAACCAGGCACAGCGCGTTCGTGAACGGTGTTGCTGCCATTGAAGGCGGCACCACATTGGAAGACTTCGAAGACCTGACCGGCATTGAGCTGGAGGATGGGCCGTATGAGACGGTGGCCGGCTACTTCCTTGCGCATACCGGCAAAATGGGCGCTGTGAGCGACGTACTGCACTCCGACGAAGGCTACGATATGACCGTCACGCAGGTCGACGGGCGGCGTATTGCCATGATCGAGGTGCGTAAGGCCGAAGAGACGGACGAAGGCGCAGTCGCACATTCGTGA
- a CDS encoding M48 family metallopeptidase, whose protein sequence is MAGEPAGSRECSRQASQWFAVMIDGLDVHVVRKPIRNMYLRIKPPEGRVEISAPVRMADAAIVSFVRSRRSWIDANRNAIRRQAQQAATTGAVEWNDDLRRAAAASINKALPALLARWEPIIGRSPTHITLRTMTSRWGSCTPKTGRIRLNLQLGLMDRRFLEYVLVHEMTHLWEHGHGAGFQRRMSAYLPDWRQLRRELNQHMVLR, encoded by the coding sequence ATGGCAGGCGAACCCGCTGGGAGCCGCGAATGTTCGCGGCAAGCCTCACAATGGTTTGCTGTGATGATTGACGGCCTTGACGTGCATGTGGTGCGCAAACCCATCAGGAACATGTATCTGCGCATTAAACCGCCTGAAGGACGAGTGGAGATATCCGCGCCCGTGCGCATGGCGGATGCCGCTATCGTCTCGTTTGTGCGCAGCCGCCGCTCGTGGATCGACGCCAATCGGAACGCTATACGGCGGCAAGCGCAGCAGGCAGCGACGACGGGTGCCGTGGAATGGAACGACGATCTTCGCCGCGCGGCTGCGGCATCGATCAACAAGGCCCTTCCCGCCCTGCTTGCACGCTGGGAGCCGATTATCGGCAGATCCCCTACCCACATCACCCTACGTACCATGACCTCGCGCTGGGGGTCATGCACGCCGAAGACGGGGCGTATCCGCTTGAATCTGCAACTGGGGCTGATGGATCGGAGATTCCTGGAATACGTGCTGGTGCATGAGATGACGCATCTATGGGAGCACGGCCACGGTGCCGGTTTTCAGCGCCGCATGAGCGCATATCTGCCGGATTGGCGGCAGCTGCGCCGCGAGCTCAACCAACATATGGTGTTGCGGTAG